A region of the Ptychodera flava strain L36383 chromosome 22, AS_Pfla_20210202, whole genome shotgun sequence genome:
ATTGGGAGTGTGAGTATAGCATTCTTATTTCCCTAACCTCCATTATAGTCGAATGCGTTCATCATTTCTTTCAATAATACTATTTTTAGATATggaatttgaacaattttttaaatattgttctaGATCTCAAAGCTGTCTTGACGTCACTTTCGTCGTGAAAGTTTGAATTTCTCATTCAGAATAGAGCAATTTTACTTATATCTAATACCAATTGCAACTTGATATTTGCAGAAATGTCACTGTCATAAAGCTCTGCAGCTTTTTACGCTAACATTTAAATCGCCAATCATACACACATCTTACTTGGTTCTAATTTCTCATCAATCATCTGCCCTATACTTTAGAATAACAATTCATCGCTGTAGCGAAAAATCATTATAGGATGGCGATAAATTATGAAAGCGAAAGGCATTCTGTGCAGTATCAGCGACTATACTTTGTATCATTTATACGATTTGAGCTATTCGTATGGAATAAAATTGTACCTGAATATCTGTGCACATCAAACTGCGTGCATTTACACGCTGCTCGCTCATTGCGCTGCTTGCCGTATatacaaataaaatgacattttacaaCATAGACATATTGTTGATCTTTTTAAGATTGTAGCGAATCTAGCAAACTTAGAGCACATCTACTCGTTCGGAAAATGGAAGAGCTTGAAACCAAACACTGTATGATTTGATCATACAGAGTTAAAGCAGAGACAACAAACAACCATGGTAAGTCATTAACATCGAAAATTCTGttgcaaaaaattgacaaaaactaaattgaaaaacCAGAAAAATCAAAAGAATACACTTTTATTCCTTTGAAGACAATATTTATGTATACCTTCCCTTGTCGAGGTCCTTTTTATCTCCTTTTATCGATGCAAGAATAGGGTAGTTCCCCTCCCGTGTGATTAAAGCAACGCATGACGtgattaaggttccaagacaaggaattgacctttttaagccaaCAATTTACTAGTGGccaataagctcagaacccttgtaaagtatatattttcggaaagcctagatatcgggaaacattttggttaccatagtgtcactattgtttacataactatcacgtgacaggtaatttgcataacctttcaaaaatcggttttccctatgttctttttcattgctatgagatatgtggctgaaatttgtgtgagtgcaagctgttttAAAGATCTTTCAAATTGtgtctctgaattttttttaaaccttcttaaacaatttttttgccagaaaaacttccagagcggtgaatttaatcctagttgatttctttaaaattgtgctcaaacaaaaagtaagcaaaatataaaaaatctgagacacacttttgaagagagttatgacagcttgcattccagcaagtttgagtctggtattttgaagtattgaaacaaaacatagggaaaccaGATTTTTGAAacgttatgcaaattacctgtcacgtgatagttatgaaAACAACGGTAACACTGTGATTACAAAAatcttcccctatatctagattttcagaaaatgtatcatgtacgggggttctgagcttattaaccacaagagaattgttagattaaagaggtcaatttcttgtcttggaaccttaggACACATGTATAAGTAAATGTAATTTGATGATCTGTGACGATATATACTCATTTCGCATTTAAAAGATGTCGCAACTGAATAGTATTTACTTTGTTTGCTTGATGTAGAAATGAAGTAGGCATAATTAACTGAGAAGTAAAACCACATAGTTGATTGAATGTAATGGAAACCGACTTTTATCCTTGGGAGAGCTCAAAATTAACCTTGCGGGTATAAAGTAATTGGCCCAACGTTCCTACTGGTCAATCGGACATTCTTTATACATAAGGCAATGCAGGCGTTAAGTTCTGTTTGTGGCATCAAAATGATGGCAAAAACCGAAAACTAACATTTTAAAGAGTACTGTAAGTGGTAATGCTTTGATGTGTTTTATGAGGTGTAAACAATCATGATAAGGATTTTATAAAGCAAaagataaaatgttaaaaatcaatTTACTAAACCGCAATTAAAAAGATTGCATTACATTAATGATGGTAAAAAGTCGGATTTTGTATCCTTCTGTGTTAGTAAGTTTTTCTCTTTTTGACTCAAAGGATGATCATCCCCGCACATATTGACTTCGTTCAATCCCCctaataaaatgaaatgaaacaaaactcACTCCAAAAATGGCGCCTCCACCAACCCCTGAAAAAGGACGAGTATGCCATACTGTGTCATACACCATGACAAGCAATCTACATGTGGCCGGCTCACCGAATTGGCGGAACTGAGGTTCGTTCCGTACTAATGCCGTGACATATATGGCATCCAAATATATCATGTGACAAAGGGTTAGTATctgtaaatgttgatattttttgcactatttttgtattgtcgACCACAGTTTCgtgttctactccaaaaagtCCTGTATAGATACAAAAAATTCACCTTGTCAACTAAACTTGCAAATGTATAAACTGCATTTTTTACAATCGACAAtcgaattctggtccggactagaattcaattgtTATAGAGTATCATTGGATGTGCACCTATTAACGATGTTTTGACGCGACGTAGTATGAGTTTAACATACTTTGGCGAGTAGAAAAAGAACTCACAATTActatacaaaaccaaattttAATTATATCTTCAAAAGTCACACATACAGACCCCTTTAGGTCTAGTAAGCAAATtctattttttgtttgaaaaattttaaatttagcCAATACTGAAGCCATTATGACAAACAGCTATTCAGAGGGAGTTGTGAGTAGCATTTGTATTTCTATAATTTCCATAGTAGTCGAAAGCGTTCATCATTTTAGCCATACGAGTATCTGCCTTTACCATAGAAAATCAGCACACCGTTGCGGATTAATGTATCTGTTTATATGATCCTCACTTAAGCGACTATTTAAACATACTATTTTAgattcataatttgaacagtTTTTCTTAATAATGTTCTACATCTCAAAGCTGTCTTGACATCACTTTCGGCGTGAATGTTTGTATTTCTCATTCAGAATAGAGCAATTTTAACTATATCAAATGCCAATCAGAACttgatatttgcataaatgtcaCTGTCATAAAGCTCTGCAGTTTTTTACGCTAACATTTAAATCGTCAATCATACACACATCGTACTTGGATATTATATTATCTCATCAATCATTTGTCCTTTAATTTACAATAACTATGGGGATAAATTATGAATATAGGATAGCGATAAATTATTCCAGCCGAAGGCATTCTATGCAGTATCAGCAGCTATACAATTAAGCATTTATTTGATGGGACGGATAGATGTGGAACTAGCTGTACCTGAATATCTCTGCATGCATTTACACGCTGCTCGCTGATTGCGTTGTATATTGTATATGTAAaccaaataataataattgtttaCAACAATGGCATGTTCGTGATCTTTTTAAGAAGGAAGCATATTTCGCGAAATTAGAGCGCATCTACTCGTTGGGGAATTGGAAGACCTTGtaacaaaatactgtatttattTGATCATACAGAGTTATTATATTACAGAGAcgaccaaaaaaaatcattatatCATTCGGTATCAAAAATTCTGTGagcgaaaaactgaaaaaagctGAACTCATGTACcaggaaaaatgaaaagaatacAATATATTCTTTCGAagacaaaatttatgtttatcttCCCCAGTCGAGGTACTTCTTATGTCCTTTTATACATGCAAGAATAGGTCACTTGCGATCCCGTGTGATTAAAGCAATGCACGACGTGATTAAGGCACATGCATAATTAAATGTACTCTGGAGATCTGTGACGATATACCCATTTCGCATTTCAAAAGATGTCGCAACTGTATAGTACTATGCTGTGTTTGCTTGATGTTGAAATGAAGTAGGCATAATTTACTGAGAAATATAACTACATAGTTGATCGAATGTGATGGAAACTTGATCTTCAGGGGAGCTCGAAATTTACCTTGCGGGCTGTATGTGGAAATCACAGGAAGACATAAATTACGTGTTAATTGCATTTAGTTACAGATTTCAGACCTAAGGAAATGACGTTTTCAAGCAATTTTTACATAAATCGCTGCGCATTTGTGAatgaattcgaaaatttaaattgcaCGAGGTGCGCGATACATTTTGCGGCCaggcattttttttattttagaaagataaaataatttgtgtgaAATCGGCTTTAAATTGATTTTTACGAGTGTTGACCAGCAATATTGCGTATGAAGTAGTTGCTCTTGTGTTCTGTCTCTATGATCgcaacaaaatcgaatatttcAATATGATACTCAGCCCCTTTCAGGGGTATTTCGGAAATGCGATTTTCGATAATGGTTTGGACCCGaccatgtttatatttttggtGATGATCCCGTCTCACTCAGACtgatacattttagacaaaacatccaCCCGCGCCTATACTGTCGACGGTTTTCTTAATAGCTGACGCCTAAAAAGCGCACTACTTCCTGCCGCtgtgatactttctgataaaGCGATAGTGTCTATGCTGAGACGCTGTTTACTCGGCCTTaggctgatctgaaagtctAGGCTAGTAGCACAAGGACAGCATGGACCTAGAATAGGTCTCAGTCAATGATAGCTACATAAAGGCACTTCTTGATCCtgggaaaagtgaaaaaagaaagtaagaaaagTCATCGAGCTGTCGAGAACTGCAAATCAATGACGTGTACATCAACCCCatcaaataattattttattctgaataaggaatgGATCTCTAGCAAAAAGTAGGTACCCTGAAAGTTTGTATTCTTTAACACGCAACTCAATAACATCTCTATTGGGATGGGAGGGGCATGGTTACCATGTATCGCCTCTCtttcggaaacaaagcagagtaactcgtttgtaattaaatatgcctgactgaATCGTTCATTTGATGTAAAGcttattatgtttggcatagcCATCCGACTTGTAACGCCAGGTCAAGGTTaacattaaaatgcaaaaattacaaataaaacttcctgttctacaccaaatttcgatattcgatttattccAAGCATATTGTAAAGTGGTGGTCTTTGCATCTTCTCACTTGTTTCATCCGAACATTACATATGTGCTGTATTTCGAGCCAATACGCATTTTGTTGtctaatatcatcatcaaataCAAGACATTGCATGTATAATCCGATATTGGATTTGCCAACTGCGTTTTACAGACAAACCAAATAATATTCATTGTTCGAAACATCAGCATCTTTTGAAGTAGGAAGCAACTTGGTGAAATTAGAGCGTATCTACTCATTGGGATAATTTAAGAGCTTGAAACCAaatacacgattggaactattttggatTATTGGATCTTCCACTTTAATAATGTCGCAACTGAATAGTACTATGCTGTGTTTGGTTGATTTCAAATGAAGTAGGCATAATTTACTGAGAAGCAAAACCCCATAGATGACTGAATGTGACAGAAAACGACTTCTATCTGTAAGAGAGCTCCAAATTAACCTTGCGCACGTGAAGTACATTTAACAGTGATAATGAGTGCAACACTCCTACGGGTCGATCGGACATTCTGTATAGGAAAATGCACGAGTGGAGTGCAATCGTTGAGATACTGACAGACACGAGAGCCGTAGGCCGGAGTTGCGGTCATTATCGTAACGATTGCACGACACAAGTGGCATTATCCTGATTAAAACACGTAAACAGCACCTGGTGCAAATATTAACCAATCGGGAACTACGTAGCACTTGAATCAGACAATTCATGATTTTAACAAgtatacatgtaaacatttattGTTATTGGCTGAGAGTTGTGACGTGCTAGCCATAAAGAGATGCGAATACTTGACAGATATTTTCCGTATGCTTCGTCATTCACGTCACGACCTTTGAGGTTGAAACATCATGTCAGATAGCGACGACGTCGAGTTATTCATAACGCCAAATACATTCAGAAGAGAACCCGACAAGCAGGAAGATGCCAGCGAGGATGACTGGCTGTTCCATGACTTTGATGAACTTCTTAACGGGAAAAAGTTGCAAGAGTCTGCTTTGGAAAAAACTGCCATTCCACCAGGTTTGCCAAAGTACATCCCGCTAACTCATACCGAGCCGATACTTCTAATGTACCCTATAATGTTTCTACTACCTCTCGTTTGAATTTAAAAAGTGgtgctgaaataaaaaaatggcaCTCGAAAGAATTCCCAAAAATACCTCTTTAATAAACTGTCGGGCTCTGAATACCTTTAAATTTTGGCGAAATGAAAGAAATAAGCTGTAACCTACCCGGGGCTAGAAGAAATGACCTAAGATGAGCTAATGAGAATGAAGGATGGGAGTGATTGTCCTCGCCAAAAAAATTAACGAAATAGTAATGAGTCTACAAAACCACTTTCTGTTAAAGGTAAATCCTACCGCTTTTTAAGTGATTCGGCCTTTAAACAGCTTCAGGATAGTTTAGACTCTGTTATGAAAACGAGAAGTAGCATTGGAATTGGTATACAAAAATGTCAAGCCGAAGTTTTGATACTGGCCGACGAAGAAAATCTCTTAAAGCAGACAACAGACTTTATTGGATGCCAAAGTAATCTTGTCTGGTATACATGTTGCCTTGCGAGGAGGTCAAGAGCACAGAATTTACGTCCCCAACAAATAATAACAAAGTTTTACAAATCCAGTGGCAAAAAGTATTTTAGTGCACAGAGGACGTGTCGAAAACAAACAGGAAAGATCACCATGGCGTTTGGAAATACCAACAGCTAAAAATGGATTGTCCGTTTATACGATCTATAGTCCCAAATGTAGAGGGACTATATTAACTCTGTCTGTGAAATTACCAACTTTATTTCGCTGTCAACAGATTGGTAATCTTTGGTacatatataataataaaaagAAATGTAATGGAATAATATTACAAGATTCTACATATTCCTTTACTTAGCTTCCCGAAATATCCTTGTCCCTCAAATCCATTTAAAAATGTTATGTCGGTAACATCGTATCGTATGTGGAGAGcgtcagccattttgtttgttcacTTTTTGTTTATTCACTTTGTTTGATATCGTATTGCAAGCAGTTAGGGAACACTCCAAAACTGATAACTTGTCGTGCATATCTCGATGTTTATCGTAAAATATCAaggctgatattttacagtaaacGTGACCAGGATGGAATGATACGGACATGATTTTATGATAATCATATAGTCAGCAGTATCCTTGGTGTCAATACATATCCTAATTTCAAACTTcttgaaatgtgcaaattaacTGATGGTTAGCGCGAACCAAATTTTAAGCAAGAACAAACAACGCAACCCGACAGTGCAATCAATAATGGTGCATTCATTTTCACGCATGGCCCACTTACAAGAAAGGAAAATTAAAAAGGTATCTAACATTCAGTATTATGGTTGTAACTAAGAAGCCAACAAATATTCAGCTACTTCTGCTTCGATATATTTAAAGAAgcgaaattcataaaatatgcaatgaaCAGATAGTATGTCACACTCACATAACCTTAGTCATAACTATTCAAATTTAGTACATGAAATATGATGTATTTCCCAATTACAAtaattcattatatatgcacattGCATATTCTAACTTTCCACATAACTACATAAAGATGTGCCCAAGAGATCTCTAAAATCCGTTCTTATTCAGTTTATTAAGTTGTGATATACATGATTGTAATGTCTAATTACAATGATTCAGTTATATGGATATTGGCTCATAATTACTAGGCGACGCATCTCATACACTACCCATGGCTTAATATTACTGTAAAGTTATATGAAATATCATCCACCAACTAAGTAGATATTACATGTGAACACTAATCATTTAGTATACAAACTTGTCCAAATTATGTAGCATCAAGAAATGCACCAGATCTAGATTACATGCAATGTACATatcatatgcaaaatttcatcaGCTTCGGTTGTgaatattttaagtcatgaaaCAATGGGTGGTCACGGACAAGTATTAATACTTACAAAGAAGTACATAGTCATACTTACACATGGCTTTGGTAGCCGAATGACAATCACCGCATTTGAGTTAATATCTTAGCAGTATAgagtttcaatgctttgaataATTACCCGTGGAAATAGCCCTGGGCCTAACATATTTGATCGAATTCAGTTGTAAACTTTTTCAGTGTTGCATTGAACAACACAGACATACACTCACAGACACACGCTCATACATGGACACAGGCATACGAAAAGTGCCATAGTATTGAAAAGATTTGTTAGCGACGCCCTAATATGGGCTAAAACTATTAAAAACCTAAATTTTGGCACTTCTGAACGAACAAATACTTCTTTTAATTTAGATCTGCTCGATCACAAGAAGTATCAACGACGGGTAAGATTACTTCGAACATATTCTCGTCGTCAAAGTGGTCATTTGAGTCGTCGCTTGTAGATTTTGATTGTTGCAATATCGGACCGAGGGATTTTAAATCCGGGTACTGGCACTGGCCGAGCATGGAACTTTTTCTACCCTGCGAAGTGCTGTAACTTGAACGGAATCTGGCCGTGCTAACGTAGCTGTCGGCTCTTCGGTGTTTCGGTAAAAGGCATGGTCGAAATGCATCCTTGACATCTTTCTGTAAAACAATAAATACACAGACGGGAACACCTATTACTACACGAGTTATTGACATCAGCATAGGCATCCACACAACACTGTATTTAGACTTCCCCTCACTGTCACCagtaataaagaataaaaaagtCGATAATCGTTTGGAGACACACGTGATGAATCGTGAATGTAGTTGTTTCATCAATTGTGATCCAGCGAATGAAACTAACGATGCGAAGCTTTTGGCTTTGATGGGTTTAGCTCAAGTATGATACGAATCAACATTTGCCAAGGTGATCACTCTGGCTAAACGTGGTATCGAACGCAATCTCTTTCTTTGTGTCCGAAATGTTAAGCGTCGATGAACGTGAATGGCTTTTGAGACAGATGTTCTTGTAAATAAGCCTTGTCATGTTTTCTAGTTTAACACATCTTAATCTGCAATGTATTGCTTATCTTTCGCAACTTcttatatgatttttttcagagaaaCCCGGATGTAGTTCCGTGTAATAATACCCGAGTCTCAGTCTTGCCAATACTTTAGAATTTCATTGCTCCAAACGTCCTGCCAAATAGTAATTTCTTCTGCATTTTTAAAACAACGCCAGatgtatataaaatattgtctAGCGGTCAtgcttttttcatatttatcgGAGCTACATAGTGTAAAATTCTGATATCACACAAACTCTGCGTGTTGGTGTTCTTGTAAAGGAGTAACTCATGTATGACATGATGATACAACATACCTTCCGCTGACATCAACATATTACATACCTTGAAGTTGTCCTTTAGGAAGGTATAGATGAAAGGATTGAGGAAGCTATGAGACATTCCTAGCAGATGTAGGCAGAAATACAGCTTGACGATGGTGACTCCACCATTGTTAATCATAAGTATTTCTGGCTTTAACGTTACAACCATTACAAGCGTTTGGAGCGGAAGCCAGCAGAGAAAGAATGCCAATATTACTATGGCAACCATTTTTATCACCTGTATTTACAATAAACAGAAGAAAGATGTTTATGTTATTCATGGAACACGTTGTCTGGCTTCAGAAAAAGCAATCATGCCACACTTAATTCGTTACGTATGACAGTATAGCATTATGCACAGGCTATTATAGGCCttcataaattttaaattaCTTGTGTGTTTAATACAACGATGTACTGATCACTGTACGTTGTCAGAGATGAGTTTTACGGGTCTTGTTAGGTGATGTTAATCAACGGGTTGTGGCTTTTTTTAGttgatgtgaaattttgtttgtatattcAGTCTTCCgcttatacaatgcaagatccgaggtacatgaatattccacattgattaagggtcattagcatagaattttaataccgaaacaatgctcattaatgtaatctgcatatttgaatatcattatacctcgcatcttgcactaatagctTCCgctggggagggggggggtcctTATTTTGAAGCAGTTTGAAGATCTTAAAGTTAGGAAACTTTTCTCCTgttcacatttttgaaaatcgtaaATTAAATGTTACCTAATGAGGTAACATTCCAATGGCGgcgattttgtatttcaaataccTGCGAATATCAGTAATTTTTTCTCTCATTCAACATTTCCACAGTAACcccggatttttattcttgatttcgacacgtaatggtttaaagtttcgcTACAGAAAGTGCGAGCAAATTAAATTTCGAGGAACATACTTCCTTAATGAGACAATGGCAGTACCTTTATTGATATTGCCAacatttttaaagtaaaatttcttataTTTCTCCCTATAAgtatgcaaaaatataaaatttcagcCTTACTTATACAAATGAGCTTATTCCATACCATATACGATGATAATGTTAAACGTGAAttacgattttcacaaaaacatgctatatctgcaTGTTGAAGTCTATTCAtttcaactagatgtttggacttaaactacaacaaatatgattgagaataattcaaaagttacagcttatggggCTGTAGGAATGCTTATAATCATCGAGAGCATATTTCACTTGTTCCCTATAATTAACCTTCTTCAAAACCAATTGCAACGTTATAGTTTTGATTACTCTTTGTTCAACAAAATTTATTGCACTGACCAGGTCATCGAGGAGATGTTCCGAAGTTGAGAATTTTGACTTTGCTATGAGTGAATATGAGCTGATACAAAGCTTGTTATACAAACTGAAAGGATTTATAGGATGTGGTGGTCTGTAATTATGATGactttcaaaatagcttggaataaTAAGGCCAAGCATTCCAATGTGCTATTCCAATAACCCGACCCACCCTTTATTATACCCGCCGACCcaagactttttagagctacgtagaTGCGgaagaaaacagaaagaaaaaccTGTAAAATCACGCACGCGAGAAGTAAAGAGaaaatcacgcgagaactagCTTGGAACCTATGACGTCATTCATCGTTGCACCTACGTTACAAACAATATGGTAGCCAGCGATGCGCACTACCTGTACACATGGAGCTTATACTGTACTGATACGTACATTTCGCAAATGCGATTATGGCAAGGAAAGATAGTTTTTAGTCTGCTGTAAATCGGAACggacttttgaataaattcttgATGAAAACCACCAAGGTTTTTCTCAATGTAAAGAACGAGACATAAATTAATCTGCTGGACCATTGACCGTGAATCACTGGTAACCTAACTGACGGTTTGGAAAATCACAAGAGCAAATATTTGTGCAGTCTCTCAGCGATTGAGTTATTCAGGTAGGCCAAAATAGTTAAAAAGGTAGTTTTTCGTGCGCGGTCTGCCACCGCTGTGGTGGCagaccgtataacgccggtaacacacatcATCGTACGCATCAGGGCTGGAGATGTCCATGCTACAATTAACTTCAACGTGAAGTAAATTCACTTTGTTCTGGGCCAGCAAACATTTAGGCATTACAAGATCAAAGAAAGCCGTTGATGCATTTCAAGTTCTGATGATAGGCGACATGCTTTTTGCACTCAAAAATACAAGCAGGTCTGAAACTGGACTGTGCTTCAAAAGTAAATTTTGCTGTCAGGGATTATAATTAAACCATTTGCATTAACACAGACATATTCGTCAACCAATAATCCAATCTGATGATGGAACTGTTAACAGCTGCATAAATAAATCTATGACAAAtggttgtttaaaaataaaaatattcaaaaaaattattactACCGACCTACTAActtaattttgaaaaccatgttatcagaacagcaaaatttattttgttggGCCTAACATACTTGGATGATTAGAACAAAGTTTTTGGTAATGGAAAATAAGCCAACTGCATCCATtgcaaagttttactttgatatattttgcaacaatttaacccaatacggCATCCACTGTTCTCACTAACAGAACACTTCTAGTATAGGAAATACCAGTCGTTGTACAATAGACAGTagcttccccctctactgtctatggttgtacCAACCCGTGCACACTGTACCGAAAATAAACTATCGTTAGCCTTCTGTGCAGTTTCATCGCCGGAAAATACATGTAAGACAAAGGTAATGTAAGAATCTTCAAACATCAGTGTACGGGTGAGTTTTTCAATGGGAGCACGGCAGCACTTACGATGTTGACTGTGGCATGGtgaacgtcgtattgggttaaattgggTTACATTGTCGTAAATGAATGCAGGTGGCGTCTCTCcccagaaacgtttttcttatcGCCCAAGCTGCTCTTATtcaaagctattttgaaattcattttatGTTCCACAACCACTGCCGTTACAGTATCTGAAtgtgaacacattgcaaagcTAACCGCCAAATCGGTGTCAGTACCTAGGTAAGAGGAGGGGATGTTTGAAAAAGTATATCCTCT
Encoded here:
- the LOC139122403 gene encoding G-protein coupled receptor 83-like → MRRRLANFRCLSLYFTVTFLVPFIFLMITYGRIAIKLWFRRPPEDTTTTKDRLQVSSRLKVIKMVAIVILAFFLCWLPLQTLVMVVTLKPEILMINNGGVTIVKLYFCLHLLGMSHSFLNPFIYTFLKDNFKKDVKDAFRPCLLPKHRRADSYVSTARFRSSYSTSQGRKSSMLGQCQYPDLKSLGPILQQSKSTSDDSNDHFDDENMFEVILPVVDTSCDRADLN